From the genome of Pseudoxanthomonas sp., one region includes:
- the lolB gene encoding lipoprotein insertase outer membrane protein LolB, with protein MKVSGFLLAGLAALSMAGCATRGPTAESPVLRDPEALAAAQAAQATRSAWLESRPDWSFAGRVAVNANGKGGSGRIDWQQTGTGYLVALSAPVTRQSWRLGGDLQTRAARLDGLEGGPREGADADRLLREATGWDIPVASMVHWARGIADPTAPATGVEYDLEGRLRTLTQHGWRVDYLDWFPAEGDQPVMPRRMEARRQGATVKVAVDQWQLAPQ; from the coding sequence ATGAAGGTTTCTGGATTTCTGCTGGCGGGGCTGGCGGCCCTGTCGATGGCCGGCTGCGCCACGCGTGGCCCGACGGCGGAATCGCCCGTCCTGCGCGACCCCGAAGCGCTGGCCGCGGCGCAGGCCGCGCAGGCCACCCGCTCGGCCTGGTTGGAGTCGCGGCCTGACTGGTCGTTCGCGGGTCGGGTCGCGGTCAATGCCAATGGCAAGGGTGGCAGCGGCCGCATCGACTGGCAGCAGACGGGCACCGGGTATCTCGTCGCGCTGAGCGCGCCGGTGACCCGGCAGAGCTGGCGCCTCGGCGGCGACCTGCAGACCCGGGCGGCTCGCTTGGACGGGTTGGAGGGTGGGCCGCGTGAAGGCGCCGATGCCGATCGCCTGCTGCGCGAGGCGACCGGCTGGGACATTCCGGTCGCCTCCATGGTGCACTGGGCCCGCGGCATTGCGGATCCCACCGCGCCGGCCACTGGCGTGGAGTACGACCTCGAGGGCAGGCTGCGGACCCTGACCCAGCATGGGTGGCGGGTGGATTATCTCGACTGGTTCCCGGCCGAAGGTGACCAGCCGGTCATGCCGCGCCGCATGGAGGCGCGCCGTCAGGGTGCGACGGTGAAGGTCGCCGTCGACCAGTGGCAACTGGCGCCGCAGTGA
- the ispE gene encoding 4-(cytidine 5'-diphospho)-2-C-methyl-D-erythritol kinase, translating into MTAFPAAEGWSDWPAPAKLNLMLQIVGRRADGYHLLQTVFRLLDWGDTIHLRLRSDGEIRRTGESVPGVSEADDLVVRAARLLRKEANVAQGVDIGVEKRIPAGGGFGGGSSDAATVLVALDHLWGCGLAPGRLASLGLQLGADVPVFIRGENAWAEGVGEELTPLALPAAWYLLVDPGVHVPTAALFGSPDLTRDAAPAKISDFVSGSLLGNAFEPVVRRREPAIEAVFQALSQIGTPRLTGSGGGCFVEFADRASAGIALASLPAGLRAWVVEGAARSPLLDALAQARGTEKNA; encoded by the coding sequence GTGACGGCCTTCCCCGCCGCGGAGGGCTGGTCGGACTGGCCGGCGCCGGCCAAGCTGAACCTGATGCTGCAGATCGTCGGGCGGCGCGCCGACGGCTACCACCTGCTGCAGACCGTCTTCCGGCTACTCGACTGGGGCGACACGATCCACCTGCGTCTGCGGTCTGATGGCGAGATCCGTCGGACGGGCGAGTCCGTCCCGGGAGTCTCCGAGGCGGACGATCTGGTTGTCCGTGCCGCCAGACTCCTGAGAAAAGAAGCCAATGTCGCCCAAGGTGTGGATATTGGCGTCGAAAAGCGCATTCCGGCCGGTGGCGGTTTCGGTGGCGGATCGTCGGACGCGGCGACCGTGCTGGTTGCCTTGGACCACCTGTGGGGCTGCGGTCTGGCACCAGGCCGGTTGGCGTCGCTGGGACTGCAGCTGGGAGCGGATGTGCCCGTCTTCATCCGCGGTGAGAATGCCTGGGCGGAAGGGGTGGGTGAGGAGCTGACGCCGCTGGCGCTCCCCGCCGCCTGGTATCTGCTGGTCGATCCGGGCGTCCACGTGCCGACGGCGGCCCTGTTCGGATCCCCGGATTTGACGCGTGATGCTGCACCCGCGAAAATATCGGACTTCGTTTCGGGATCACTTCTCGGCAACGCGTTCGAGCCGGTCGTGCGTCGCCGGGAGCCTGCCATCGAGGCGGTCTTCCAGGCCCTGTCGCAGATCGGTACGCCACGTTTGACGGGTTCCGGCGGCGGCTGCTTCGTGGAGTTCGCCGACCGGGCCTCTGCCGGGATCGCGCTGGCGTCACTGCCTGCCGGGCTTCGTGCCTGGGTGGTGGAGGGCGCGGCGCGCTCGCCGCTGCTGGATGCGCTGGCGCAGGCTCGCGGGACGGAGAAAAACGCCTAG